Genomic segment of Rhodocaloribacter litoris:
TGGGCGCTGATGACGAAGTACGTCAGATCGACGCGGGGCAGGCTGGGCGCCGCGCCCTGCACGGCCAGGGTCTGCCGGGCCTGCCGGACCTGCTGCGCATCCGGTTCCAGCACCTCCAGCGTCACCAGCGGCGGCACCTTCACCTGGGCGCTACTCCGCGCACCGTCCGAACGCGCCACCTCCAGACGATAGGTATGCCCCGGTACGGCCCGGAAGGCGGACCAGAACACGTGCCGGTAGTCGCCGTCGGCGAGGCGGATGAGCGAGTCCTGCCAGACGCGCTGCTCCCCCAGCGTCAGGTCGGTCGACGTCACGACGGCGTCGATGGGTTCGGGGCGGACCAGCATCAGGTTCTCCTCGATCTCGAACACGCGGACGGCCTGCGTGTCCGCCTTCGGGTTGAAGATACCCCAGAGCGTGTAGGGCAGGTCGATGCCCAGGTTGGGCTGCACGGCTTCCTCGCAGCCCGTCGTCCACGCCAGCATCATCACCACCATCAAGGCCCGTATCGGGCCGGAAGGGATGGTCGTAGCCCGTTGTCCCGGCCGGGGTCGCCCGGACCGGGAAGCACACGGGGGATGTGCGTTCGAGGCAGGGTAGGTCATCAGTTGAACTCCAGCTTGAGCCCCACGGTGGGCAGGACGGGTAACTGGTCGGTACGGCGCTGCGTGAAAACGTCCAGTGCCAGCAGGTTGCGCCGGTCATACACGTTGAGCACCCCGGCCTGGGCCGTCAGCACCGGCCCGCCCAGGTCGAAACGACGTTCGGCGGAGACGTCGAGGCGGTGGTAGGTCGGCAGGACCCCCTGGAAGGGGCGCTCGTAGATGACCCGCTGCTCGTCGGGCACCTCGAAGAGGTCCTGCACACCGTGCATGAAGACGAAACCGTCGAAACCGTAGACCCGGCTGAAGGGGCGGCCGGACCCGAAGCTCCAGCGGAGGCTCAGGTCGACGCCGGCCAGCCGGGTGGCGGCCACGATGTTGATCTGGTGTCGCTGGTCGTGGGGGGGATGGAAGCGGAGCGTTTCCACGCCGTACCAGAGCTGCAGCGCCGCCTGCTCGGCTTCATAGAGCACCGACGAGAGGCTATAGGTCACGTAGCCGTGGAAGCGCGGGCGGCGCACTTCCAGGCGCAGGTCGAGCCCCGCCACACGTCCGGAGGCTTCCTGAAGCCGGCTCGAAAGTCGCGGAAAGGCGGTCCACTCGGCGATGTACAGGTTGGTGATCCGTTTCAAGTATCCTTCCGCGGCCACCTCCAGCCAGGGTACGGGCTGGACGCGGTATCCCAGCAGCAGGTGCAACGCCCGGGACAGGTCGCCCATCGGGGCGCTGCGCCAGGCCGTGAACAGGTTGGTCGCATCCCGGCGGTCGTTGAGGCCGAACACCTCCTGGTGGTAGAGTCCCATCCCGAAGTTCACCTCGTGGATACCGTGATGCCAGGCGATACGTGCCCGGGGCTCGAAGATCGAGGGCTGGCGCTGGCCGGGGAAAAGCTGGGCGATCAGCCCGAGCCGCACCCGCACGTGCCTGCCGATGAGCAGATCCGGCTCCACATAGGCCCCCGCCTTGTGCCGGCGGCTGAAGCCGAACTCCACGTTCTGAAAGAGCCCCCCCAGCACGGAGGTGATCTCGGGCGCACGCCAGAACAGGCCCCACTTCCACTGGGCACTGCCCATGTGATGGGTCATGTTGATGGCATAGTTAAACCCGTCGAACTCCGTATACCGCTCCGGCGCCGCCAGGTCACCCCACTCCGATCGCAGGCTCGAATACGACAGCAAAATCTCACCGACGAACGGAACGCGTTTCGGCAGGAAAAGATAGCGCACCCCCACGGCCCGGTTGCGCCAGCGGATCTCTTCCAGGTCACGGTCCGGTGCCGGTTCCTCCAGCGAGCCCTGGTCGTAGGTGCTCAGGGCACTGATCGAGAGCTGGTGGTTCTCGTTGACGACGAAATGCAGCTTGCCGAAGGCGTCACCGAACTGGAAGGGCAGCGGCTGGCGGATGTAGTGCTGCGCCCCGTGCTCGATGACCGACCGGCGCACCGAGGCCAGGAAGGAGAGCCGGTCGGTGAGCAGGGGACCTTCCAGCAGCAGGCTGCTCATGAACGGCGCCACCGAGACGGCCCCCGCATATTGCCGCTTGTTGCCGTTGCGCGAATAGACGTCGAGCACGGAGGAGATGCGACCCGAGAACGGGCTGCCATAACCGGCCGCATAGAAGTCGGCCCGGTTGATGATGTCAGCCGGAAAGGCGGAGTAGAAGTTGAGCAGGTGGAAGGGCTGATGGACGTACATGCCATCGAGCAGCACCAGGTTGTGGGCCGGCTCACCCCCGCGCACGTAGAACTGTCCCCCCCGGTCTCCCAGCGTGACGACCCCCGGCAACGTCGTCAGGAAGACCGCGAGGTCGCCGGAGACGTCCGGCATGGGCACGACGTCGACTTCCTTCGGCCGGATCGACTGCATGCCGGCCCGCAGCCCCGCCGCCCCCGTCTCCTCCTCCGACTCGACCACCACCTCCTCCAGTTGGGTTTCACCCGGCACCAGCGCTATATTGATGATCTCGATGGCGCCGGCCGGCAGGTCGAGCGTGTCGAGGTGGGTCACATAGCCGATGAAGGAGACCCGCAGCCGGTAGCGGCCGGGCGGAATCGATCCGATCCCGTAGACCCCGTCCCCGTCGGTTACCGTGCCCCGCAGCGCCCCCGATGCTTCCTCGAGCACGACGTTGACCCCCTGAAGCGGCTCCCCGTTCTCGGCATCCGTGACGAATCCCCGGACCGTGGCGGTCTGCGCACAGACCGCACCGGCACACAGGCAACCGACCAGATAGATCAGGGCCGCGCCCGACATCCACTTCGAGCAAACCGCCTTCATGCCGCCGGCCTTGTAAATTGACAAGATGATGGATAAAATGGTGCAGAAGCAAAAGGGATCCCGAATTTCCGCGGAATGCTTCGTCCGCTGAAACAGCCCGTTGTAAATCTCATGCCCCGTTTCCCTTTTCCCGGCCCGTCTGCCCCCGTCAACCCGGCCGTGCCGTGCCGGCGGGTCCTCCTGCTCTTACTCCTGGCCGGCCTCTCTGCCTTCGCCTCCCGGGCCCAGCCGGCCGAAGCGGAACGCTGGCAGGCCCATGCCGTCTCGCCGGGGGGCGAGATCGTCGAGATGCTTTTCGACGTGAAGGCCGTGGCCGACTCGTTCCAGGTCACCACCTACGGCGCCATCGGCCGGGTGCCCGTGCAGGCGTTCCGGCTGGAGGAAAACACCCTCTCCTTCTCCTGGAACCCCGGGTTCGAGATCCGGTGCCGGCTGTTGCGCCAGGCGAAGGGCCCGTACAAAGGAAGTTGCAGGGACGGCCGGGGGTACGTCGGTCCCATCGTCATGGCCCCTCCCGGCATCGCAGTCTCCCCGGACGATTTTGATCTGGACCTGGCTTTCAGCATCTGGGGACTCACGCGATCGGCCTACGAGGCCGTCCGCTATCCGGGCCCGGCGGAGCGGGTGCGGAACGCCACGGCGCCCACGTCCCGGCGGGTCGAGCTGGAGGACGGCACCATGCTATACACGGTCGAGCAGGGTGCCGGCGACGTCACCGTGGTGCTGGAGGCAGGGCCGGGCGACGGCCACGAGGTCTGGCGCCGGGTGCAGCCGGTGATCGCCACCCGGGCGCGGGTGATCGCCTACGACCGGGCCGGCCTCGGGCAGTCGGGCCCGGCCGTTACGCCGCGCTCGCCCGAGCAGATGGCCCGGGAACTGCACGCGCTGCTGCAGGCGACCGGTGCTGCGCCGCCCTACGTGCTCGTCGCCCACGACGCCGGGGCCTTCATCGTGCGCCGCTTCGCCGCGCTTTACCCGGACGAGGTGGGCGGCCTCGTGCTCATCGACCCGGCCCACGAGCAGCTGGCCGCCGCCTGGAAGGCGCTGGACGCCGAAAGCTGGGAGGAATACCTCCGCCGGAAGCGGGCCTTTCACGAGGCGATGCCGGCATTCAGGGCCGAGTTCGAGGCCTTCGCCCGGGTGCTGGACCGCGGCGTGTTGCCGGGCGCCGCAGAACCGCCGCCGGTGCCCGTCGTGGTGATCTCCACGCTGCGCCCCGTACCGTCGCCGCGCTGGGTCCACGAGCGGCCCGAAGGCCTGAAGGCCCGCGAAGCCCTGCACCGCGCCTGGCTTGCCGGCGCCCGGGAAGGCACCCACCGGGTGACCACCTCGAGCGGCAGCTACGTCCATGTGGAGGAACCCGAGCTGGTGCTCAGCGCCATCGAGCAGGTGATCACCGCCGTGCGTTCCCGGCCCTGACCGCCTCCCGATGCCACAGCCGGGGCGCTGCGTGCGACAACCCGTCACACACGCCTCACGCTCAATCCGGCAGTGGCTCGCTCTGCAGCGACATGAGGCGCTGGATGAGCCACGTCCGCTGCGGGCTGATCTGGCCGGTGAGGTACTGCTCGGCCATCAGGCTGGCGATGGGAGCGGCCTGGCTGGCACCGAAGCCGCCGTTCTCGACGAGCACCGCCAGGGCAATCCGCGGGTCTTCGACGGGCGCAAACATGATGAAGAGCGAGTGATCCTTGCGCCCGCCCGGGGCCTGGGCCGTACCCGTCTTGCCCCCGCTGGGGATGCCCGGGATCTGCACACCCCGGCCGGTACCGGCCTCCATGACGCGGCGCATGCCCTCGCGCACCACCTCGAAATACTTCGGATCGATCGGGATGCGCTCCGGCTCCGGCAGGTCGGGTCGCCGCACCTCGCCCGTCTCCGGGTGTTCGAGGCGGTCGACGAGGTGGGGCGTCACGAGGGTGCCCCCGTTGGCCACGGCGGCGACGTAGCGCGCCAGTTGCATGGGCGTAACGACCATGTCCCCCTGCCCGATGCCCAGGTTGATGGTGTAGCCGGCCGTCCAGCCGCGCGGATAGGTGCGGTTGTAGTAGGAGGAATCCGGGATGAGGCCAGGGTCCTGCTCGGCGATGTCCATCGGGATGCGGCGGCCGAAGCCGAAGCGTTTGGCCCACCGGCTCCAGGTATTGACATCCGTGCGCATCATCACCGTGAAGAAGAAGGTGTTGCACGAGTGCTGGATCGCCTGCCGCACGTTGATCGGCCCGTGGGCGTGCCCGGCATGATCCCGGAAGACGCGACCGCCGAGCCGGTACCCGCCCGGGCAGGTGATGATCGTGTTCTCGGTGATGATCCCTTCCTGCAGGGCCATCAGCGCCATGAAGGGCTTCCACGTGGAGCCGGGTGGCATGCCGCTCATGGTGGCCCGGTTGAACATGGGTTTGTCCGGGCTCTGGGTCAGGTACTGCCACGTCTCGCGGGGCACGGCGCGGGAGAAGAGATCCGGGTCGAAGTCGGGCTTGCTCACGAAGGCGATGACGCCGCCGGTCTTCGGATCGAGGGCGACGGCCGCCCCGCGCTTACCCACGAAGAGGGACTCGGCCAGGGCCTGCACCCGGTGGTCGAGCGTCAGGTGCAGATCGAAGCCGTTGACGGGCGGGCGGTCTTCGCGACCGTCGCGGTAGGGGCGCACCACCAGCCCGTGCACGTTGACCTGCTTGTATTCGATGCCGAGTTGCCCGCGCAGGGCCGCCTCGTAGTGCTTCTCCAGCCCGGCCTGCCCGATCAGGTCGCCCTGCCGGTAGCCGTCGGCCCGGCGCCTCTCCAGTTCGGACCGTGCGATCTCGCGGACATAGCCGAGGGCGTGGGCCGCCCGGGCCTTTGTCAGGTAGCGCCGCTTGGGCACCACCTCGTATTCGACCCCCGGCAGCTCGTCCCGGTGCTCCAGGATGCGGCTGAGCACGTCGAAGGGCACCTCGCGAAACGACGGGCTGGGCTTGAAAGCGCTCCAGGCCCGGGCCTCATCCAGCTTCCGGGCCACCACCGAGTCCGGCACCCCGAGCAGGCCGGCCAGCAGCCCGATCCGGGACCGGTCGAAGTAGCGGGGGGTGAGCGTGATGGTATAGGTCGGCTCATTGTCCACCATCAGCACACCGTTGCGGTCATACATGACGCCGCGCGCGGGCAGCACCCGCACCTCCCGGATGGCGTTGCTCCGCGACTCGCCCGTGTAGGCCGAGGCATCGAGCACCTGAAGCTGAAACAGCCGCAGCCCCAGGATCGAGAGCACGACCAGGATCAGGCCGATGAAGATGCGAATCCGAATGCGGTAGTCTTCCATGGATACCGTGGGTCTCCGGCCGGATAAGACGTATACTGGAAGCCGGTAAACCCGTTCGAGGTTCCGGCAGGTAACACCACGCCCCACCAAGCAACTACAACGGTAGCCGGGTTTTGTGCAGGGGCCTCGAAAAAGGACTTGCACCACACGAAACGCATCGCTTCCTTGACAATGTGACCGCTCCGGCAAACGATGGGAGGTCAGGCAATGGGTACCGTGGCCAGCACCATCGTGAGCGATGCGGCCGTTCAGCCCCTCGACGCGACGAACCAGCCGCAACCGGGCGCCGCCGGTACGATTGCACCGCCTCCAATCATGACACCGGCCTGTTTCTTGCAGCGAACAACGCATCCGACGCCTTTTCCAGGCAACCCGGGCGTGATACGACCGTTAGACATGGAGTGATT
This window contains:
- a CDS encoding DUF4249 family protein; its protein translation is MVVMMLAWTTGCEEAVQPNLGIDLPYTLWGIFNPKADTQAVRVFEIEENLMLVRPEPIDAVVTSTDLTLGEQRVWQDSLIRLADGDYRHVFWSAFRAVPGHTYRLEVARSDGARSSAQVKVPPLVTLEVLEPDAQQVRQARQTLAVQGAAPSLPRVDLTYFVISAHSGGSQAVQSEVVLSHDGQAVRRDSGWTLEVDFSNSFFFILGLLDLQDRPVDIIELLEVEAHIHVGDENWVSPAPGGRFDPDFLVEPGVFDNVENGFGFVGAGYVETIKWRPPDELLRHAGFRRVGE
- a CDS encoding TonB-dependent receptor, with amino-acid sequence MSIYKAGGMKAVCSKWMSGAALIYLVGCLCAGAVCAQTATVRGFVTDAENGEPLQGVNVVLEEASGALRGTVTDGDGVYGIGSIPPGRYRLRVSFIGYVTHLDTLDLPAGAIEIINIALVPGETQLEEVVVESEEETGAAGLRAGMQSIRPKEVDVVPMPDVSGDLAVFLTTLPGVVTLGDRGGQFYVRGGEPAHNLVLLDGMYVHQPFHLLNFYSAFPADIINRADFYAAGYGSPFSGRISSVLDVYSRNGNKRQYAGAVSVAPFMSSLLLEGPLLTDRLSFLASVRRSVIEHGAQHYIRQPLPFQFGDAFGKLHFVVNENHQLSISALSTYDQGSLEEPAPDRDLEEIRWRNRAVGVRYLFLPKRVPFVGEILLSYSSLRSEWGDLAAPERYTEFDGFNYAINMTHHMGSAQWKWGLFWRAPEITSVLGGLFQNVEFGFSRRHKAGAYVEPDLLIGRHVRVRLGLIAQLFPGQRQPSIFEPRARIAWHHGIHEVNFGMGLYHQEVFGLNDRRDATNLFTAWRSAPMGDLSRALHLLLGYRVQPVPWLEVAAEGYLKRITNLYIAEWTAFPRLSSRLQEASGRVAGLDLRLEVRRPRFHGYVTYSLSSVLYEAEQAALQLWYGVETLRFHPPHDQRHQINIVAATRLAGVDLSLRWSFGSGRPFSRVYGFDGFVFMHGVQDLFEVPDEQRVIYERPFQGVLPTYHRLDVSAERRFDLGGPVLTAQAGVLNVYDRRNLLALDVFTQRRTDQLPVLPTVGLKLEFN
- a CDS encoding alpha/beta fold hydrolase — protein: MPRFPFPGPSAPVNPAVPCRRVLLLLLLAGLSAFASRAQPAEAERWQAHAVSPGGEIVEMLFDVKAVADSFQVTTYGAIGRVPVQAFRLEENTLSFSWNPGFEIRCRLLRQAKGPYKGSCRDGRGYVGPIVMAPPGIAVSPDDFDLDLAFSIWGLTRSAYEAVRYPGPAERVRNATAPTSRRVELEDGTMLYTVEQGAGDVTVVLEAGPGDGHEVWRRVQPVIATRARVIAYDRAGLGQSGPAVTPRSPEQMARELHALLQATGAAPPYVLVAHDAGAFIVRRFAALYPDEVGGLVLIDPAHEQLAAAWKALDAESWEEYLRRKRAFHEAMPAFRAEFEAFARVLDRGVLPGAAEPPPVPVVVISTLRPVPSPRWVHERPEGLKAREALHRAWLAGAREGTHRVTTSSGSYVHVEEPELVLSAIEQVITAVRSRP
- the mrdA gene encoding penicillin-binding protein 2, which encodes MEDYRIRIRIFIGLILVVLSILGLRLFQLQVLDASAYTGESRSNAIREVRVLPARGVMYDRNGVLMVDNEPTYTITLTPRYFDRSRIGLLAGLLGVPDSVVARKLDEARAWSAFKPSPSFREVPFDVLSRILEHRDELPGVEYEVVPKRRYLTKARAAHALGYVREIARSELERRRADGYRQGDLIGQAGLEKHYEAALRGQLGIEYKQVNVHGLVVRPYRDGREDRPPVNGFDLHLTLDHRVQALAESLFVGKRGAAVALDPKTGGVIAFVSKPDFDPDLFSRAVPRETWQYLTQSPDKPMFNRATMSGMPPGSTWKPFMALMALQEGIITENTIITCPGGYRLGGRVFRDHAGHAHGPINVRQAIQHSCNTFFFTVMMRTDVNTWSRWAKRFGFGRRIPMDIAEQDPGLIPDSSYYNRTYPRGWTAGYTINLGIGQGDMVVTPMQLARYVAAVANGGTLVTPHLVDRLEHPETGEVRRPDLPEPERIPIDPKYFEVVREGMRRVMEAGTGRGVQIPGIPSGGKTGTAQAPGGRKDHSLFIMFAPVEDPRIALAVLVENGGFGASQAAPIASLMAEQYLTGQISPQRTWLIQRLMSLQSEPLPD